From a single Mobula birostris isolate sMobBir1 chromosome 13, sMobBir1.hap1, whole genome shotgun sequence genomic region:
- the LOC140206713 gene encoding uncharacterized protein: MAHQRVHTGDRLFTCADCGKGFTYSSKLKVHQRVHTGERPFTCSDCGKGFSSSSQLKVHQRVHTGERPFTCSDCGKGFSLSFQLLRHQSVHTKEWPFTCSDCGKGFISSSKLKVHQRVHTGEKPFTCSDCGKSYTQSSDLMGHQRVHTGEWPFTCSDCGKGFISAPKLKVHQRVHTGEKPFTCSDCGKGFTRSSKLKVHQRLHTGERPFTCSDCGKGFTSSSQLKVHQHVHTGERPFTCSVCGKTFTLSPHLLRHQLVHTGAWPFTCSVCGKGFTELSSLQRHQSVHTGKWQFTCSVCGKGFNRSSHLVTHQSAHTGEWPFTCSDCGKGFISSSQLKIHQRFHTGERPFTCSDCGKGFTMSSHLKVHQQVHTGERPFTCSVCGKGFTQSCQLQRHQRVHTG; the protein is encoded by the coding sequence atggctcaccagcgagttcacactggggatcgGCTGTTCACCTGcgcggactgtgggaagggattcacttactcttctaaactgaaggtacatcagcgagttcacactggagagaggccattcacctgctcagactgtgggaagggattcagttcgtcatctcaactgaaggtacatcagcgagttcatactggggagaggccgttcacctgctcagactgtgggaagggattcagtttgTCATTTCAActgctgagacaccagtcagttcacaccaaagagtggccattcacctgctcagactgtgggaagggattcatttcgtcatctaaactgaaggtacatcagcgagttcatacaggggagaagccgttcacctgctcagactgtgggaagagttacactcagtcatctgacctaatgggacaccagagagttcacaccggggagtggccgttcacctgctcagactgtgggaagggattcatttcagcacctaaactgaaggtacatcagagagttcacacaggggagaagccgttcacctgctcagactgtggaaagggattcacgcGGTCATCtaaattgaaggtacatcagagacttcacactggagagaggccattcacttgctcagactgcggAAAGGGATTTACttcctcatctcaactgaaggtacatcagcacgttcacactggggagaggccgttcacttgctcagtctgtgggaagacattcacttTGTCacctcacctactgagacaccagttagTTCATACCGGggcgtggccattcacctgctcagtctgtgggaaaggattcactgaattatcctccctacagagacaccagtcagttcacactgggaagtggcagttcacctgctcagtctgtggcaaGGGATTCAATCGGTCATCTCACCTCGTCACACACCAGTCAGCCCACACaggggaatggccattcacctgctcagactgtgggaagggattcatttcgtcatctcaactgaagatacatcagcgatttcatactggggagaggccgttcacctgctcagactgtgggaagggatttactatgtcatctcatctgaaggtacatcagcaagttcacactggggagaggccgttcacctgctcagtatgtgggaagggattcactcagtcatgtcaactacagagacatcagcgagttcacactggatag